The following are encoded together in the Buteo buteo chromosome 2, bButBut1.hap1.1, whole genome shotgun sequence genome:
- the ASB10 gene encoding ankyrin repeat and SOCS box protein 10 isoform X1 produces the protein MDCTFPFSSATQRLLQLDEEQLDEQKYSRHIRSRYHHSERSLSPVSQGCQNSRLEPLECRDLLVQNALFTGDLEMVRKYFTKSAAINLVIETKGDELRWTSRKFGLWSLNYEQELTTPLHITASRGYTDCLRLLLLRGAAVNFAPGGKTALHEACAAPSTECVRLLLSFGADPEAVSEDGYKPLHLCKSPDSIECVQQLLQHGASVNSRTEEEDDTALHIAARHGLTDHVQLLLRYGAELEAKNEEGQTPLNAACAQPHQPQDMDRYYRVCQLLVESGASINAADRDCQHPLHLACKNANAQVAELLLARGANVNVMNYSGNTALHNILQATAYKLEHHPELVVRALLNYGAIRIWPGSLLKVLRYCHACPRVIEALMNSYDHVRISEDWVEAVPAEVVQKYPRFYQSLFSLEQRPRSLQHLARCALRTFLEGRLLLVLSQLHLPSALHRFLLLSFEDVLY, from the exons ATGGACTGCACCTttcccttcagctctgccacacAGCGCTTGCTGCAGCTGGATGAGGAGCAGCTGGATGAGCAGAAGTACTCTCGGCATATAAGGTCTCGGTACCACCACAGTGAGCGCAGCCTGAGCCCAGTTAGCCAGGGATGCCAAAACAGCCGCTTGGAGCCACTGGAGTGCCGGGATCTGCTGGTCCAGAATGCGCTCTTCACTGGGGACCTGGAGATGGTGCGGAAGTACTTCACCAAGAGCGCAGCCATCAATCTCGTCATCGAGACCAAGGGTGATGAGCTGCGCTGGACTAGCAGGAAATTTG GACTGTGGTCTCTGAACTATGAGCAGGAGCTCACCACGCCTCTGCACATCACAGCCAGCCGGGGCTACACAGACTGCCTGCGGCTCCTGCTGCTCAGGGGAGCTGCCGTCAACTTTGCACCAGGGGGTAAGACTGCCCTGCATGAGGCTTgtgcagcacccagcacagaGTGTGTGCGCCTGCTGCTCAGCTTTGGTGCTGACCCTGAGGCTGTCTCTGAGGATGGCTACAAGCCCCTGCACCTCTGCAAGAGCCCAGACTCCATCGA GTGcgtccagcagctgctgcagcatggcGCCAGTGTCAACAGTCGGACTGAGGAGGAAGATGACACAGCACTGCATATAGCAGCACGACATGGCCTAACAGACCACGTCCAGCTGCTTCTGCGCTATGGCGCAGAGCTGGAGGCAAAGAATGAGGAGGGGCAGACGCCACTGAATGCTGCCTGTGCTCAGCCCCACCAACCCCAGGACATGGACCGCTACTACCGGGTCTGCCAGCTGCTGGTGGAAAGTGGTGCTAGCATCAATGCTGCAGATAGGGACTGTCAGCACCCACTTCACCTGGCCTGCAAGAACGCCAATGCTCAAGTAGCAGAGTTACTGCTGGCCCGGGGTGCAAATGTCAACGTCATGAACTACAGTGGCAACACGGCACTGCACAATATCCTGCAAGCAACTGCCTACAAGCTGGAGCACCACCCGGAGCTTGTGGTGCGAGCCCTGCTCAACTACGGTGCCATCCGCATCTGGCCTGGCTCCCTCCTCAAG GTGCTGCGGTACTGCCACGCCTGCCCGCGTGTCATTGAGGCGCTGATGAACAGCTATGATCACGTCCGCATCTCCGAGGACTGGGTGGAAGCGGTTCCTGCGGAGGTTGTACAG aAATACCCACGTTTCTACCAGTCACTTTTCTCCCTGGAGCAAAGACCTCGCTCCTTGCAGCACCTGGCTCGCTGCGCACTCAGGACCTTCCTGGAGGGCCGGTTGCTTCTGGTCCTGTCTCAGCTGCACCTGCCAAGTGCCTTGCACCGTTTCCTGCTGCTCAGCTTCGAGGACGTTCTCTACTAA
- the ASB10 gene encoding ankyrin repeat and SOCS box protein 10 isoform X2: MGSITGRGGKSQEPICTRKADGPAQAYWQALLTGDRGTVAEILSDPQNNLSPNAVFDTSDLEEWKNYRFNLRRLRLWSLNYEQELTTPLHITASRGYTDCLRLLLLRGAAVNFAPGGKTALHEACAAPSTECVRLLLSFGADPEAVSEDGYKPLHLCKSPDSIECVQQLLQHGASVNSRTEEEDDTALHIAARHGLTDHVQLLLRYGAELEAKNEEGQTPLNAACAQPHQPQDMDRYYRVCQLLVESGASINAADRDCQHPLHLACKNANAQVAELLLARGANVNVMNYSGNTALHNILQATAYKLEHHPELVVRALLNYGAIRIWPGSLLKVLRYCHACPRVIEALMNSYDHVRISEDWVEAVPAEVVQKYPRFYQSLFSLEQRPRSLQHLARCALRTFLEGRLLLVLSQLHLPSALHRFLLLSFEDVLY; the protein is encoded by the exons ATGGGCAGCATCACCGGCAGAGGAGGCAAGAGTCAGGAGCCCATTTGCACGCGGAAGGCAGATGGCCCTGCCCAGGCCTACTGGCAGGCCCTGCTGACTGGGGATCGGGGGACTGTGGCCGAGATCCTCAGCGACCCTCAGAACAACCTGAGTCCCAATGCCGTGTTTGACACCAGTGACCTGGAAGAGTGGAAAAACTACCGCTTCAACCTCCGCCGGCTGA GACTGTGGTCTCTGAACTATGAGCAGGAGCTCACCACGCCTCTGCACATCACAGCCAGCCGGGGCTACACAGACTGCCTGCGGCTCCTGCTGCTCAGGGGAGCTGCCGTCAACTTTGCACCAGGGGGTAAGACTGCCCTGCATGAGGCTTgtgcagcacccagcacagaGTGTGTGCGCCTGCTGCTCAGCTTTGGTGCTGACCCTGAGGCTGTCTCTGAGGATGGCTACAAGCCCCTGCACCTCTGCAAGAGCCCAGACTCCATCGA GTGcgtccagcagctgctgcagcatggcGCCAGTGTCAACAGTCGGACTGAGGAGGAAGATGACACAGCACTGCATATAGCAGCACGACATGGCCTAACAGACCACGTCCAGCTGCTTCTGCGCTATGGCGCAGAGCTGGAGGCAAAGAATGAGGAGGGGCAGACGCCACTGAATGCTGCCTGTGCTCAGCCCCACCAACCCCAGGACATGGACCGCTACTACCGGGTCTGCCAGCTGCTGGTGGAAAGTGGTGCTAGCATCAATGCTGCAGATAGGGACTGTCAGCACCCACTTCACCTGGCCTGCAAGAACGCCAATGCTCAAGTAGCAGAGTTACTGCTGGCCCGGGGTGCAAATGTCAACGTCATGAACTACAGTGGCAACACGGCACTGCACAATATCCTGCAAGCAACTGCCTACAAGCTGGAGCACCACCCGGAGCTTGTGGTGCGAGCCCTGCTCAACTACGGTGCCATCCGCATCTGGCCTGGCTCCCTCCTCAAG GTGCTGCGGTACTGCCACGCCTGCCCGCGTGTCATTGAGGCGCTGATGAACAGCTATGATCACGTCCGCATCTCCGAGGACTGGGTGGAAGCGGTTCCTGCGGAGGTTGTACAG aAATACCCACGTTTCTACCAGTCACTTTTCTCCCTGGAGCAAAGACCTCGCTCCTTGCAGCACCTGGCTCGCTGCGCACTCAGGACCTTCCTGGAGGGCCGGTTGCTTCTGGTCCTGTCTCAGCTGCACCTGCCAAGTGCCTTGCACCGTTTCCTGCTGCTCAGCTTCGAGGACGTTCTCTACTAA